gagaagaagctccaggacgacgccggtgctcgcgaagaggcgcagattcatCGCGCCGTCGAGccctccctccaggcggcgcagcaaGGGAGGGCGAACGTCGACGCGCTGCTGGAGCAGCGGCGTCTAGCCACCGCCCTACACAcggagaggcggcgcgcgcagCAAGAGCTGCGgaggaggggaggcgacgacggggcggggccatcgaacaccgccgggcggtcagtaggctaggtttagataaaatctagccgttttcattcaaactttgtaatatataatcaaatttgaatgaaaatctttatttttgtgcaccaatattcatttggggagggcgtttgggggacgcgactggggagcgacgtccccaaacgcgacacgaacaaaacacgtctcccaaacgttcaatccggcgcggtttgggggacgcgattgGAGATGGTCTTAGAGGCGCTGCGAGCGTTGCAACAACAAATTAGTTGTAGGCTACTCATGTACAACTTGTAGCAGTTACGCTGTAGAGTGGAAATTTGAGACGACGCAGAAATGTAGCATGGTTTCTGCCTATCCATATGTTTGCCCAGTCAAGCAGGCCAGGTACAAACAGATGCATATATCAGCACACCTGAAACAAGGTTGGGAATCTGGAAGGGGTCTAAAATTCGGATGTAAATTCCAGCCTGAACATTGACGACATACATGTTACAAAAGAATATGAATGGCATGCAACAGTTAGGAAGATTCACAGGCCAAGAAGGTGATTGCTACAACATATATCTACACATAACCTTTTTCGAAAAGGATCTACACACAATCTACATACACTGTTCTAAGAACCCGCTAACTGCACAGAGCCACACATTTTCGCTTCCGGACCTTCCAGTTCCTAGCTCCTACGCTCCTCGATGACAGAAGTTTGTAAGCACATACACGGTCCGTAGGTTGTTGGTTAGAAAACAATTTACCCTCTATGTCTACGCTACAGTCTGTTTATTTGATGTCCTCGCCAATGAGGTCGAGTCCGACCAGCAAGAACGAGATGCCCTGGAACAGCAGGAAGTAGAAGTGGATCCCTTGTTTCGACAGCAAGCTCCGAGCCGCAGCGGTaaggagaagcagtgagagggcAAGCTCCTTCTTGTATATTCGGTTGTACTTCTTGGGCTTCTCTTTGGGATTGGATTTCTCCTTGATTACTGCATCAATGACTGGCATGGAGCCAGCCTTTAGTTGCTTCAGCCCCTTTGGCGCCGAGGCAGTGAGATCACCCTCTGACGATCGACCTGATTTCTTGGTCACGACCCACTCGTATGCGCTTCCCAGCTGGAACAGCCCGGAGATCATGGCATTGAACTTGGTTACAGACATGGTGTTCTCGAAGAGAAGGTATGGGATGATAAATGGGAACGATTTCGGTGCGGGGACGATGTTTAAGAAGGACATCAGCGCAGGGATGTAGCACACGACCCAATTGGGAAGCTCAGCTTCAGGCACAAACATTGTCATTGGGAGGATGATACAGAAGAGCGTGAAGGAATAGAAAGGCAAGATGAGCTTGCGGAGCAGGAAGAAAAGAAATATCAGGTTGGCCTTCTTCCAGAATGCAATCTGCCATAACAAAATTTAGTTGCCGTTAGACACGGTAAGGAAGTACATTGTTATCTTTGGCAAAGGATAATATTATCTAAGAATTAAGGGATAGCCGGCGGAATCGAAAACAAGAACCTTGAGCGGGCAACATACACAATGGCATGCATTTAGGTTCTTGTTCTATAAGAAAACCTTAGTAACAGACAGATGCACATAATATTACACGTATGCAGACACAAAAAATCTAGAAAAAGTATCTGCAAGAGTTAAACACAATAGTAGATATTTAAGTTCTTGGTAACATTTCTAATCGCAGAACAGCTATCTCTATAATTATGCACTAGTTATAGAGCACTTAGCAATACCTTGCATTGAATGATGTCCAGCAAGCATAACCTAAACAGCTGCATTGGCCCCGAATGCCACCGGTGCTGTTGCTTCCGGTAAGCCTCGTATGACTCTGGTAATTCACATTGGCACTGCACAAAGATTGACACAAAAAATAGCATAAGATATTTAATTCTACTCACTACCAACAGTGTAGCAAAATAATCTATAAGCAAGTGGACACAAGATGCACCTCGACATCGTTCAGAAAGACAAACTTCCAGCCCTTCAGGTGTGCACGAACAGCAATGTCCATGTCCTCCACCGTTGTTCGCTCCATCCACCCTCCTGAGTCCTCCAGGGCCTTGATCCTCCACACCCCAGCTGTGCCATTGAACCCGAAGAAGTTGATGAACACACCGTTCACCTGCTGCTCCACCTCAAAGTGGAAGCACAAGTTAATGTTCTGCAAGCGTGTCAATAGGTTCTCGTCCTTGTTCACAAATGACCATCTGGCTTGAACAAGGCCCAGATCCTCATTGTCCTGAAGCCACCACCCAATGCAAGAGTTGAGAATTTAGAATCACTCAAACCCACACAATCACATGATTCAACAACTGAATTCCAGCCTATATATGCTACCTTAAAATGTGGCACGGTTCGCTTCAGGAAGTCAGGGTACGGCTGGAAATCGGCATCAAAGATGGCGACATACTCGTAGTCCTTGACATAGCTGCAGGTCATTGCCGACTTGAGGTTGCCGGCCTTGTAGCCCTCCCTAAGCACACGGTGGCGGTACACAATGCGCGCCCCGTTCTGCCGCCACTTCTCCACCTCCTCTTTGATCAACGCCTGCGTTGTCGGGTCATCGGAGTCGTCCAGCACCTGTACAAGGAGGCTGGACCTTGGCCAATCTAAATTGCAGACCGTCGCAATCGACTGCTGATACACCTGAACGGAACAGAAGACGGCCATCATGATCAAACATCTGAATCTTCTGTGGAAAGATTGGAACTGTGGGGGCAATTGACGATTGTAGGTGGTGGCACCGTGGCAATGCAATGGTGCGAACCTCTTTCTCGTTGCACATTGGTATCTGGACGAGCACCATGGGGTAATAGCCGGCGTCGGGGTCCTCCGCATCGGGCAATGCTGGAGAGATGGGCTTGGGCTTGATGCGCTTGAGCAGGATGTAGAAGCAGCCAAGGCTCTGGACGAGCCGGTCAGCGCTCTGGACAAGGAAGAGCACGACGCAGGCGTCGGCGAGCAGCTGGAGCGGCGGGGCCAAGTAGGCGGCGCGGACGCGTACCCACGACGCGTAGAACGAGGCAGCGAAGACGGCGAGGGCCCCCCGGCCGTTGGAGTGGGCGGCGACCTCGACGGCGAGGAGGAAAACGGACATCAGGAGACAGGCTTTGATGAACGCGTAGAACCGGGACCGCCGCACCGCGtgggccgcctcctcctcctcacccTCGCATTCCCCCTGGTTGGCATCGGAGTCCGTCCGCCCAGCGGCGACGCGGCGCCGCGCGGCGCAGCCGAGCGTGACTGCGGCGGAGGCAAGCCACGCCAGGCAaccggcggcgcggtgggccttcAGGAGCAGCACCCACGTGATCTGCTTCGCGTTCttccccctccgccgccgcccgcctggTCCGGGCAAGAAATCCTCGCCACCGTCGACCTCGGAAATGGACCAGTTGGGATTCTCCATCTTGACGATGACCGGCGTGCCGCGGTAGGCGTCGCCGCCGGCAAGGCCGGCCCACAAGCCGCTCCACGGCGCCATCAACGGCCAACTCCACCCACACCACCGGCGGAGCTCACACCTTTCCTCTTCCCAAAATAGCAAACCCTGGTCTCTCTGCTCACTGCACACACACACTATTCCTGGGGCTCTCCACCTTTTGAGCACCAAAGCTCTAACTCCAGCTCCAATGCCGATCGATCTCGCCCACAACCCCCACTCCAGTCTGTGCGACGCAAATGGCAGTGCGGAGCTCCAGAATGGGGAGAAGTCGAGAAGAGATGACGATGAGTGAGAACTGACAAGTGAATGAGAGAGAGGAGAACAGCTCAACACGTCTCAGAGAGAGATGGAGGGAGAGCAGAGTATCAGAGGAAGGAGAGATAATTTAATGGTGGTTGTGCGTGCATGGCTTTTGGAATTTTTGTCGATCTCGAGCGAAATCCGGTTGATTGCGGAATTAACTGGCATAAATaacttcaaaaaaaaattattcGGCATAAACTTGTGAAGTACTGTACGAGAGGAAAACGAAGACAGGTGACGTAGTGGCCTTGTTTCGCGTTATGTTTTTTTCCCGAAAAATCCACCGATCTTTTTCTGCAGAACACAGTATAAACCTAGACCCTTAGATGCTCACAAATACGTACACACGAATGCTATAAACGCAGACACACACCCTACCTCTATGAAGAATATTTCGTTTTTACGAGACATCAAAGTACACAAAATGCTATAAACGCAGACACACACCCTACCTCTATGAAGAATATTTCGCTTTTACGAGATACCAAAATGTCAAGCCAACTTTGGTGGGCTGAGGGTGTCACTACCTTCCTAACCATTCAACTACATGTTGGTTCTCAAATcgaccgatctattaataattaCCAATAATAGTACAAATAGTGAATGTCTAATCGTTATCTAGTTGATCTTATTTAAAAAATATTTTGGAAGTATTTTTTTCTCAAGAGTCGCTTGCTTGATAAGCTTGTAATTATAGGAACTTTTCCACTACACTAGATCTACATTCACCGCAACATTTTGCAATATTCGTTCTACCGACGTGAACAATTATATGTCCAAATGAAACCCAACTATCAAATACTGGCATGCCACGCGGGGcgtcatggttcacgttggattggaCTATCAAACAGCCACAAATCTGAGGGCGAATTCTAAAATCTGCTAGCCGAACTGTTTGTTTTAACTACAATTTCACTTGAAAAATCTTGATCTACGAACATAGTAGTTTCTACTGTAATTTGGGATTTTCATAAAAAAAGTTGGACCACTCTAATCCATACGATTCATCTTTTCTTTTTGAATGGGGACTCATCTTTTCTAAGGAAGCGCTTAGAATCAAATGAGTGGCACCTCCAAACTTCCTATGGATTGATTCCTACAGCTCAATTCCATAGGAATTTCAACAATCATTCTAACACCTTTTTGGAACTCATTTCCGTAGGATTGAGGGATTCATGTGTCATGTATTCGTTCTGTTGCCTACTCATTTCCGTATGATTGGGGGAGTATGTTTTATTTTTTATATTATTGTTTTCATATCCCAAAATTATGCTAGTGCATAGGGTTGTTTTATGGTACTCAGAAGCTTCATATTATGTGCCTAACTTTGACTAATAATTTAACCAACAAACTATAAGTTATGTCAAGAAAAGTATTTACTCAATGTGATATATTTTGTGTGGTATATATTTCACATTTTGTTGGTAAACTTAATGATCAAAGTTAGAACAAAAATATGAAGTGGCCGTGTCTACGGTAGGTGCAAGAGCATCCAGGAGGGTATGTTGTCGCTTTTTGCTTGCCAGTGTTACATAGGACTTCAAAGGGGCTAGAGAAAAATAGAAGGAACATAAAGACATTGCTAATTTACTCATATAGTCTACAATGGTCATGTGAATCATGTAAGATTTGGATTGAGTTAAAGGCGAGAGAGAAGAGGGATATGAGTTCTGTTCTAAATTGCGGAGAACATATATCTTCCACATTTCTTCTGATTTCATGTTTGATCGAGCATGGAAGGCTCCACTAAACCAGGTTGAAAGGCAGGCGTTTCCATGTTTTTGTTTAAAAGAGGCTCGTGTTCTAAATGCTTAAAACAGGAGCAGAACAGATTGTGTAAACATATTTATTTATAACAAATCAAATCTCTAACAGCTGAAAAGTTAGTAAACTGGCTCATTATGTAACGCACCACTGGAATTCTATCTTCAGCCAGTG
This region of Lolium perenne isolate Kyuss_39 chromosome 2, Kyuss_2.0, whole genome shotgun sequence genomic DNA includes:
- the LOC127334006 gene encoding putative xyloglucan glycosyltransferase 10 gives rise to the protein MAPWSGLWAGLAGGDAYRGTPVIVKMENPNWSISEVDGGEDFLPGPGGRRRRGKNAKQITWVLLLKAHRAAGCLAWLASAAVTLGCAARRRVAAGRTDSDANQGECEGEEEEAAHAVRRSRFYAFIKACLLMSVFLLAVEVAAHSNGRGALAVFAASFYASWVRVRAAYLAPPLQLLADACVVLFLVQSADRLVQSLGCFYILLKRIKPKPISPALPDAEDPDAGYYPMVLVQIPMCNEKEVYQQSIATVCNLDWPRSSLLVQVLDDSDDPTTQALIKEEVEKWRQNGARIVYRHRVLREGYKAGNLKSAMTCSYVKDYEYVAIFDADFQPYPDFLKRTVPHFKDNEDLGLVQARWSFVNKDENLLTRLQNINLCFHFEVEQQVNGVFINFFGFNGTAGVWRIKALEDSGGWMERTTVEDMDIAVRAHLKGWKFVFLNDVECQCELPESYEAYRKQQHRWHSGPMQLFRLCLLDIIQCKIAFWKKANLIFLFFLLRKLILPFYSFTLFCIILPMTMFVPEAELPNWVVCYIPALMSFLNIVPAPKSFPFIIPYLLFENTMSVTKFNAMISGLFQLGSAYEWVVTKKSGRSSEGDLTASAPKGLKQLKAGSMPVIDAVIKEKSNPKEKPKKYNRIYKKELALSLLLLTAAARSLLSKQGIHFYFLLFQGISFLLVGLDLIGEDIK